TCAAAGCCCCGTGAAAATAATGGAGATTGATTGCCAAGATCCCACAAATCTAATTTTGAAGACAGAACTAGGAAATGTACATCTTGGTGCTTTTAGTCCTCAGTTAACCGAACAAATCAAAGTCCTCGCCCAAATGCGTTCTTTATCTGCCAAAATGGATTTTAGTCAAATAAAGTACATTGATTTGAAAAATCCGGCATCTCCTTTAGTACATTTGAACCAAACAAACAAAAAGCCTAACTCCCAAAATTCCTAAAAACATCTGCTAATCTAAAGCATTAACAAGAAATAATGGAGGGCATTATGTGCTAAGTCGGCAACATAGTAGTGAAAATATTAATATTTCCTTGAAGTTATACAGATCAATTTTAAGTAAATCTAGGTATACTTCTGTAAAATTAGTTGTGCTATGACCTCCGGCACAGCGCTCCTAGGCTGATCCCATAGCCAACTTTCGCACTCACTATCTAATTAAGGTTGGGAGTCGTGATAACAATAAAGAACAGTGCCATATATTTTTTGGGCAGTGTCAAACTATAGTTGACTCTTAGATCAGAAACCTCATGTCTCAAACCAGGGGCTTCCTCGACGCGGAGGTTCTGGTGAATAACACCTGAAAAAGTCGTTTATCTACCTTTCACAAATCCAATGACACTTGATAATAAGCAAGGGCTTACCTATAAAAATTCCCCATCTGTGGGACAGCAGGGGTTTCCGCTAGCAGTTAACTCGACTAACCCCTTTAACAACTCTGGGCTGAACTTTGGACAAAATCATGACAGTAAAAAGATGTCTACGGAAAATAGTCGTATTGGTGAGATTGTTCCGGGTCGGGTTGCCAACATCAAAGTAATTGGTGTGGGTGGTGGAGGTGGAAATGCGGTTAACCGCATGATTGAGTCTGATGTTTCAGGAGTAGAGTTTTGGTCAATCAACACTGATGCTCAAGCTTTGACTTTGGCAGGTGCGCCGAGTCGATTGCAAATTGGACAGAAACTCACACGAGGTTTAGGCGCAGGTGGTAATCCTGCCATTGGTCAAAAGGCAGCTGAAGAATCACGAGACGAAATTGCTACGGCTTTAGAAGGTGCTGACTTAGTATTTATCACTGCTGGGATGGGAGGCGGTACGGGGACAGGTGCAGCGCCGATTGTGGCAGAAGTCGCAAAAGAAATGGGCGCTCTGACTGTGGGTGTTGTTACACGTCCATTTGTTTTTGAAGGTCGCCGCCGCACTAGCCAAGCCGAACAAGGTATTGAAGGGTTAAAAAGTCGAGTAGATACGCTGATTATTATCCCCAACAATAAGTTGCTGGAGGTCATACCAGAGCAAACGCCTGTACAAGAAGCTTTTCGCTATGCAGATGATGTGTTGCGTCAAGGTGTCCAAGGTATTTCCGATATTATTACCATCCCCGGCTTGGTAAATGTTGACTTTGCTGATGTCAGAGCCGTGATGGCAGATGCTGGATCGGCATTGATGGGGATAGGAGTCAGTTCCGGGAAATCAAGAGCGAGAGAAGCGGCGATCGCGGCTATTTCTTCGCCGTTATTAGAATGTTCTATTGAAGGAGCTAGAGGAGTTGTATTTAATATTACTGGTGGCAGTGATCTCACATTACATGAGGTGAATGCTGCTGCTGAAGCAATATACGAAGTTGTTGATCCCAATGCCAATATTATTTTTGGGGCGGTAATTGATGACAGGCTCCAAGGTGAGGTGAGAATTACTGTAATTGCTACTGGGTTTACTGGTGAAATACAAGCACCACCAACCCAAAATGTGACTAATGCGAGAGTAGCACCTACTCCCAAACGGTCAACGCCACAGCCACAAGCAGTTAATCCCCCCACACCAGTTGCGGAACCTAAAGAAAAAACGGGATTGGATATTCCAGACTTTCTGCGAAATCGCCGGACACCAAGAAATTAATTGATTGGGGATTGAAGTTGTAGATCAAATTTGCAGTTTCAGGTTGGGCTGAACGCTGCATAAAATCTAGTCGTTTCAGTTTCACCAAGGTCAGGGGTCAGTAATATCATTGCTATCCCCAAACCAAAACATTGGTGTTCCAATTTGTCAACCCTATCCACAAATCAAATTAACTTGGGCAGGAGTCCACTGACTCAGATATATCAATTTGTCTGGGAAATCAAAGAGAAAAGAGGTGTTTGCAGGATGCCATCGCTGTTTTTTAACAAATCTGACAAAAAAACACCAGGGTATCAACTATAGCAACCACCAAGGACGTTAGGACATAAACTGATCATAAAAGTTAGACACCGAAAGGTTTTACCCCACTCCCCACTCCCCACTCCCCAGCTATAAATTTAGACAAAT
The window above is part of the Nodularia spumigena CCY9414 genome. Proteins encoded here:
- the ftsZ gene encoding cell division protein FtsZ; amino-acid sequence: MTLDNKQGLTYKNSPSVGQQGFPLAVNSTNPFNNSGLNFGQNHDSKKMSTENSRIGEIVPGRVANIKVIGVGGGGGNAVNRMIESDVSGVEFWSINTDAQALTLAGAPSRLQIGQKLTRGLGAGGNPAIGQKAAEESRDEIATALEGADLVFITAGMGGGTGTGAAPIVAEVAKEMGALTVGVVTRPFVFEGRRRTSQAEQGIEGLKSRVDTLIIIPNNKLLEVIPEQTPVQEAFRYADDVLRQGVQGISDIITIPGLVNVDFADVRAVMADAGSALMGIGVSSGKSRAREAAIAAISSPLLECSIEGARGVVFNITGGSDLTLHEVNAAAEAIYEVVDPNANIIFGAVIDDRLQGEVRITVIATGFTGEIQAPPTQNVTNARVAPTPKRSTPQPQAVNPPTPVAEPKEKTGLDIPDFLRNRRTPRN